ACCGAAGCGTTAGCGTAGCCCGTAGCACGCCGACCTTGTGGGCAAAAGCCCACAAGGGCACGCCCAAAAAAATAAACAAACACACTTCCAATCCAAGCAATTCGGAATTATTTCAATAATACCACTCACTTAATTCCTAAAAGGTATCAAATTCATTCAGATTGAAAAAATTCAACTTTCTTTCATGCAACTTGCAATTTTGAGTATTAGCCTCTTCGGCTTTTTTATGCCTACCTTTTACGCTTAACTTATTAAAAGTCAGCACCCATAACTATAGCTGCTATAACCTAAGGCACTACATCTACAATATAAGTATAGTCTTTTGTACTTCCTGTTTCTACTTTTCTGACAATCAACAAATCAGGAGAAATATACCGAATTTCTTCTGTAGTTTGGGCGGGAGTATTAAGATCATACACAATTAAAGTTTCGTTGTTTTGGAATGTCCACCTACCTGTGTGTATAAATTGAGGATCATCGGTATACGTAATGCGGTAAGTGTTGTCATTAAAGTATTCTCTGCGCCGATTTATGTCAGCAATTGTCAACGCAGCATTTGACCCATCAATTTTGATTTCGGTTAGCCGCCATCTTTTGCCTACTAACATTTCCCTTTTATTTGGGGGTTGAGGCGTTGAGCACTCCATTCTACAGCCTGTCAATAACACTGACACGAAGATGCCCGTAATAAATAGCAAGCTCAATACATGTTTCATTTCACAAATATACGTAATTTAAGTTAAAAATTAAAAGTGTTTTCAAAAAAGTAATTTAGTAATCAAAACTCTGAACTTAAAAAGTAGTCTTTCAAGAATAGTCCTTCCTCTATGTCTTTGGCAAAACTGTTATTGATGTGAGAAACCAAAAAATCAATCTTTTCTTTTACAAAGTATTCAGCTAGTTCTGAACCTGTTTTTTTCTTTATGTATTTACTCAATGACTTTACTTTATTTTGGTTTAGATAAGCACACAATATTTGAGGTACAGTTGCAGCTTTGCCTGCTGTAAGATAGACACGAATGCTTGTCCACTGTAAAGCATTTTTGGTTTTTAGGGCATTAAAGTAAAAAATTAAGTTGCTCGGCAATTGAAGTATCTCTTCTATATCTGAATTGTATTTCAAAAGTTTATTTTTTTGTAAAAACTCAACAAGGCACGTTCTAAATTTTTCGTTTTCATCTTCATGTTTGTATTGAGGTAAGTGCATAAAGTTTTGTTCTATCTTTTTATCTCTTTTGTAGGTACGATCAAAAATCACATTTTTTGCGGGAAAAAAATCAAATATGAATTGAATTTCTTTGGGTTCAGGCGAGTCTATGGTAATGTCGTAAAAAAACTTGTATGGCTTATTAGGTAGTGGGTAAGAAGTGTAAGTTATATTGTAATCAAAATAGTGCTTTTTAAGCCATTGACCAAAAGGGATAAGTGCCCTATCCAAGTAATAGCCCGATATTTTAATTTCTTTGAGTATAGTTGGAATGAACTTGGGATTTACATATATTTTTTTATACAGGTCGTTTGTAGCTAAGTTAGGATTTTCGTAGGCAAGGGCTTTTACTTTGCTTATCCAAAGTGAGTCGCGAAGTTTCCATTCTTCTGTAGCCCAAAGTCTGGTGTAGCCCGCAATAGATTGATTTTTTTGATACAAGTAGTCCAAAAGCTTTTGTCCATCAATTTTGATTTTGAAGAGTGTATCTGCATAAAAATAGCTTTTAGAGCTTCGTGCTTGGTGATACAGATATTCGGTTACTTCCGCAAAAGAGAATTTGTTTTTTTGGGCTTCTTTATCTAAATCCACATACCAAGTTACGACATAATAAGGTTGACCTGCAAAAGTATAAAGTGTGTAGCACAGTAGAAGATATGCTAATCTGCTGCGCATAAGCTTATTTTTCTTTGGGCTGAACTATCAATTGAATGGGTGGGGCTTGTAACATTTTTAAGCCTAATGTTTCTGCTTTTTGAGCAATATGAGCTTGTTGGGTATGTTTCATTAACTTGGCATGCGACTCTGCATAACGCCATTTTAGTTCCTTCAATTCCTGTTGGTATTTGTGAATTTTTCTTCGTGTGTTTTCAGCCCTATTTGTATAAGCAATGTAAAGTATCCCTATCAACATCAAAAACACGATAAATTTGACATAGCTATCAAAGGAAGAGTACTGAACTTTTTTATCGTCAATGATTTCAGGTTCTAACTTTATTTCGTTTTTAATAATTTTGTTAATAGGTTTATTGGTCATCCTGCAAAGATACGAAAAATAAGGGTAAGCTTTCTAAACTCATTACGATTGACTTAACTTAATAGCTGCCATTTTACGAATATATTTAGCAAAGGTATATTTTTCATGTTTCTCTTGCCAAACGCAAACAAATTCTGTTTCATAAGGGGGAAAAAAAGTATCAGCAGGAAAAGTGCCGTGAATGTGCGTCAGTTCTAAGGTATCTACATACGGTAGCGCTAATTGATAAACTTGACCTCCGCCTATGACAAAAACTTTTTCAGAAGCTTGAACAGCGCAAAGCTCAAAAGCTTGCTCTATACTATGAACTACAAAGACATTCGCTTGATTTACCTTAAAATCTGCTCTGCGGGTAAGAATAATATGCTTTCTATCAGGTAGAGGTTTTTTGGGTAGAGAATCCCACGTTTTTCTGCCCATAATCAACGTGTGTCCGATAGTAAGAGACTTAAAACGTTTCAAGTCCTCGGGAATGTGAGTTAATAAAGTCCCTTTGTAACCTATTCCTCTTTGTGAATCAATTGCAGCGATGATAATTTTCTCCATTTATTGGTTAATTCGGTTTTCTAAGCTATCACAGACTGCTTGATATATGTTAAATAACATGTGCGGATGCTCTTGATAAAATTTAATACTTTTTTCATACTGCTCTGCTGTGATGTTATGCTTCTTGAAAATTGCCGCATAAGCTTCTTTATACGAAACAGCATTAGGCATAACTAACAAGCCCCCTTCTAGAATGTGTATGTCTATCAAAACGGCTTCCATCTTTTTTTGAGCTAACACATCTTTGGGAACTTTATCAGGGTTATGACAAGCTGAAAAGGTAAGCAAGCTAAACGCAAAAAGGAATAATATGCTGCGGATTTTATTGAAATTATTTGCGTGAGGCATGCGAAGGGTGGGCGTTAGCCCAGTGCGGAGCGAAGCGCAGCACCGATGCGATAGCGTAGCCCGAAGCACGCCGACCCGAGCGCAGCGAGGGACACGCCCAAAAAATAAAAATAAATAAATAAAAAACTTCAATTGCATGCCTAATTGAACATTAAGTAGCTCAAAATAATCAAAATGCCTAAAACCATGTACAAAGCATAATTGCTCACTTGTCCTGTTTGCAGTCTGCGCGCGTACTCTGCAAAAAGTTCAATCACTTTACTTACGGCTTTAACTGCACCATCAATAACATTGTCTTCTATCCAACGTAAAGCACCTGCACTCAATCTTGTATAGGGCTCTACAAATATATTTTCGTACAACTCATCTATGTAATACTTGTTTTGCCATACTCTATAAAACTTACCAAAGCTACGTGCTAAATCCGCATCGGCATGCAATTCTTTATCACGATATACCTTGCGGGCATACAACACTCCAAAAACACCAATAGCCACAGAAAGTAGAATTAAAACCATCTCAACAGCGATATCTGCATGATGCACAGCATTGTACGTAGCGGGTTTTAACCAATGTTCGCCTATCCAATTAGGTAAATGTAACGATTCGGGTAATCCTACAAAACCACCAACAATGGCTAAAACGGCTAATATCCACAAGGGAATAGTCATTACTGCGGGAGATTCATGAGGAGGATGATGCTCTGCATCAAAACGGGGTTTTCCTTCAAAAGTCAAGTAAGCTAAGCGAGTCATGTAAAAGGCAGTTAGCAGTGCCGTAGTAATGGCTATTATCCAAAAGAAATAGTACAAAGCATGTTCGTGCCCTGCTGCGAAAGTTTTACCTAATATTTCATCTTTAGAGAAGAAACCTGCCAAAGGTGGAATA
This sequence is a window from Bacteroidia bacterium. Protein-coding genes within it:
- a CDS encoding FtsL-like putative cell division protein, producing MTNKPINKIIKNEIKLEPEIIDDKKVQYSSFDSYVKFIVFLMLIGILYIAYTNRAENTRRKIHKYQQELKELKWRYAESHAKLMKHTQQAHIAQKAETLGLKMLQAPPIQLIVQPKEK
- a CDS encoding dihydrofolate reductase, yielding MEKIIIAAIDSQRGIGYKGTLLTHIPEDLKRFKSLTIGHTLIMGRKTWDSLPKKPLPDRKHIILTRRADFKVNQANVFVVHSIEQAFELCAVQASEKVFVIGGGQVYQLALPYVDTLELTHIHGTFPADTFFPPYETEFVCVWQEKHEKYTFAKYIRKMAAIKLSQS
- a CDS encoding DUF4296 domain-containing protein yields the protein MLTFSACHNPDKVPKDVLAQKKMEAVLIDIHILEGGLLVMPNAVSYKEAYAAIFKKHNITAEQYEKSIKFYQEHPHMLFNIYQAVCDSLENRINQ